A stretch of the Theileria equi strain WA chromosome 1, complete sequence genome encodes the following:
- a CDS encoding hypothetical protein (encoded by transcript BEWA_025260A), whose amino-acid sequence MTENSLFRHDGIGFSDSVFLIQVLAVLIHLPSLFTFPLDTSISLMLERKGINVNVPVLMLAHPLYHMVIVLFAVFSVLYTIHSKQSTFLKSLVVPLALIHLHSISGYFNLFWFSDNFHSLDSASLMLRFFSHENSLKVIGIWFVTSLFFIVGISLNVYLCKDTERVTSRTRKWFHLLLSANALVAFYHGEELLFIIVASVIIVLLTFVEVLRANGIFFAKMTKLYNIFKSEDDDERFEFSHISLFLGIVIPLIYEFIKGEAPDWTRAGLGICTVGLGDSFAALVGSRFRSNHSNRKTIQGSIAYFFSCLTAMLLLSHVQSENTVDYGRCVLTSLLTCIVEATVAGCDNVILPLLAILVY is encoded by the exons ATGACCGAGAATTCACTATTTAGGCACGATGGAATTGGCTTTTCGGATTctgtatttttaatacAAGTACTGGCGGTTTTgattcatcttccttcCCTCTTTACATTCCCTCTTGACACTAGCATATCTCTCATGCTGGAGAGAAAGGGAATCAACGTAAATGTGCCAGTCTTAATGCTCGCACATCCTCTTTATCATATG GTTATTGTACTATTTGCAGTTTTCTCGGTTCTTTATACTATACATTCCAAACaatctacatttttaaagagCTTGGTGGTGCCGTTAGCTCTCATTCATTTGCACAGTATTTCTGGTTATTTTAACTTATTTTGGTTCAGTGACAACTTTCATAGCCTTGACTCCGCATCTTTGATGTTGAGATTTTTTTCACACGAAAATTCACTTAAAGTGATTGGGATTTGGTTTGTAACTTCTTTATTTTTCATAGTTGGAATTTCTTTGAATGTTTATCTCTGCAAAGATACAGAGAGGGTAACTAGTAGGACTAGGAAATGGTTCCACCTCTTGCTCTCAGCTAATGCCCTTGTAGCCTTTTACCATGGTGAGGAGCTGCTCTTTATCATTGTAGCCTCTGTTATTATTGTACTATTGACATTTGTGGAAGTTTTGAGAGCaaatggaatattttttgcaaaaatgacTAAATTGTACAACATATTCAagagtgaagatgatgacgaGCGATTTGAATTTTCGCACATTAGTCTATTTTTGGGCATTGTGATTCCTCTCATTTATGAATTTATCAAGGGTGAAGCCCCGGACTGGACTAGGGCAGGACTTGGAATTTGCACGGTTGGCCTTGGGGACTCTTTT GCTGCACTTGTTGGCTCTAGATTCAGGAGCAATCACTCAAACCGCAAGACTATTCAGGGGTCAATTGCATACTTTTTCTCCTGCTTGACAGCTATGTTGCTACTTTCACACGTCCAAAGT GAGAATACCGTTGATTATGGCAGGTGTGTTCTGACGTCTTTGCTAACGTGTATTGTGGAG GCAACCGTGGCAGGATGTGAC
- a CDS encoding hypothetical protein (encoded by transcript BEWA_025270A): MEKDVTPPVVVPSDVTICENLYSTGPRKLTFAEKLGLLLTPNPVRLNYTKNDRDELRAVLSKGYLDEPDPITDILLTRQKSISKEVSSKSFGFGGFVGLTLLSLYSLRFHSIKTKIIVTPFSSYFGLLLGRQVGDCYYGRWNEYSRDRALGKLPAKRFLTKEEQVKYL; the protein is encoded by the exons atggaaaaggacGTGACTCCACCTGTTGTAGTTCCCTCAGACGTCACAATCTGTGAGAATTTGTACTCCACCGGCCCTCGCAAGTTGACCTTTGCCGAGAAATTGGGACTCTTGCTTACTCCAAACCCAGTCCGCCTAAACTACACTAAAAACGATAGAGATGAGCTGAGAGCTGTGCTGTCAAAGGGATATCTCGATGAACCTGATCCCATCACCGACATACTTTTAACGAGACAAAAGTCGATTTCAAAAGAG GTATCCAGCAAAAGTTTTGGTTTCGGCGGTTTCGTAGGTCTAACTTTACTATCTCTCTATTCTCTGAGGTTCCACTCAATCAAGACCAAAATCATTGTgactccattctcatcGTACTTTGGGCTACTTTTGGGTCGTCAAGTTGGAGACTGctactatggaagatgGAATGAATACTCAAGGGATAGAGCCCTAGGAAAGCTCCCAGCCAAACGTTTCCTAACAAAAGAGGAACAAGTCAAATATTTGTAA